Genomic DNA from Candidatus Bathyarchaeia archaeon:
TTCAGCAATATCCTCCACTAAAGCGCGGGTCGGTAACGAATAAACCAGTCTATTTGGCAAGATATTATCTAGGTCGAGAAGCATAGGAGCGTAGGCTGCCTCAGTTTTTCCAGACCCACATGGAGCGCGTAATATAACCGATTTCCCATTAACCAAGTTTTCGGCAGTCTTCAATTGATGGGGATAGGGCTTCCTTCCATCAAGAATTTTAAAGAAAACCTCCTTCAACAAACTTACCATATGGTTGTCACCTAATAGTTAAAGTATTGTTTTTGTCACGCCGTATCCTGCTGTTTTGTTTCCTCCTATGTTTGAGTATTCCGCATATTTAGCCAGCATAACCGTCACCCTATTCCATTCACTTTCCAAATCCCCCATCTCATAAGCACACCAACCAGTAAAACCCACAGCCTTCTTGTCCCGCATAACTGCCAATCTCGTCCCAAGCCTATACCCACAAACCCCAACATTCTTCGCCAACCACTCCTTATAAGCCAAAAACTCCTCTTTACCAAAACGTCTACCATCACTAAATTTGTTCCAAACACGCAAAAGCCCAGAAAAAACCCTCACGGCATCGGGAACATCCAACGATAACTGCTGCCCAAACACGGCAAATAAGTAGGAGTCTCAAAAACAAGCCTAAACCGCTCAACAGCTTTAGCGTCACGCTCCAAATCCCCATAGCTTTTGCTCTTAATGCTTAAAGAAGCTATGCGAAAAACAGCGTCAAAAATCATAACACTGTTCTGTTTCTCAAAAAACCTTAACACGTAACCCGCCAAATCATCCCTCAAAAACCTAAAATCCACACGACAGAGATAAGCAGGATCCAACATAAAACCCTTATCAACCCGCGAACCACTTCGGAAACGCAAAGGCGTAACACTATAAGGCTTAGAAACATCCAACTCATGCAAAACATCAGCCGAAATTGGATCCACCTGCTTAACAACATGCAACAACAAACCCCTAGCCACATGCCCAGTAAAAGACGGTAAAACAACACTCTTCTCACCAT
This window encodes:
- the cas6 gene encoding CRISPR system precrRNA processing endoribonuclease RAMP protein Cas6 — its product is MFGQQLSLDVPDAVRVFSGLLRVWNKFSDGRRFGKEEFLAYKEWLAKNVGVCGYRLGTRLAVMRDKKAVGFTGWCAYEMGDLESEWNRVTVMLAKYAEYSNIGGNKTAGYGVTKTIL